From Zavarzinella sp., one genomic window encodes:
- a CDS encoding DUF2256 domain-containing protein, with protein MPQKICPTCRRAFTWRKKWEKNWDQVLYCSKKCAGKRPSG; from the coding sequence TTGCCACAGAAAATCTGTCCCACCTGCAGACGAGCTTTTACCTGGCGTAAAAAGTGGGAAAAGAACTGGGATCAGGTTCTGTATTGTTCGAAAAAATGTGCTGGCAAACGTCCATCTGGGTGA